A single genomic interval of Agromyces cerinus harbors:
- a CDS encoding metallophosphoesterase produces the protein MTARLTPVARIALAIGAAGVAAFAYGSLVERTRWTLRRVDVPVLPPGAEPIRVLHLSDLHMAPWQRDKQEWVRSLAALQPDLVVDTGDNLGHERGIEGVRRALEPFRGVPGVFVNGSNDYFGPLLKNPFAYFSGPSRLGRRAKPIDIGALHAFFDELGWHDLDNTATALDLRGTHFEFFGVDDPHKGYDRLDLITAAIDELRAEDPLGDETWPDEASAVVRPTVTVGVAHAPYQRVLNSFVNHGAQLMLAGHTHGGQVCVPGFGALVTNCDIPRDQVKGLSVWRHGLRSAFLNVSAGLGTSIYAPVRFACPPEATLLTLVPTE, from the coding sequence TTGACCGCCCGCTTGACGCCCGTCGCGCGGATCGCACTGGCGATCGGCGCGGCGGGCGTCGCCGCCTTCGCCTACGGCTCACTGGTCGAGCGCACGCGCTGGACTCTCCGCCGAGTGGATGTGCCCGTGCTTCCGCCGGGCGCCGAGCCGATCCGCGTGCTGCACCTCTCCGACCTGCACATGGCCCCATGGCAGCGCGACAAGCAGGAGTGGGTGCGGAGCCTCGCCGCGCTGCAGCCCGATCTCGTCGTCGACACCGGCGACAACCTCGGACATGAACGCGGCATCGAGGGAGTCCGTCGGGCACTCGAGCCGTTCCGCGGCGTGCCCGGGGTGTTCGTCAACGGTTCGAACGACTACTTCGGCCCGTTGCTGAAGAACCCGTTCGCCTACTTCTCCGGTCCGTCACGCCTCGGCCGTCGCGCCAAGCCGATCGACATCGGCGCGCTGCACGCCTTCTTCGACGAGCTCGGCTGGCACGACCTCGACAACACCGCGACCGCGCTCGACCTGCGCGGCACCCATTTCGAGTTCTTCGGTGTCGACGACCCGCACAAGGGCTACGACCGCCTCGACCTCATCACCGCGGCGATCGATGAGTTGCGCGCCGAAGACCCGCTCGGCGATGAGACGTGGCCCGACGAGGCATCCGCTGTCGTCCGCCCCACCGTGACCGTCGGCGTCGCCCACGCGCCGTACCAGCGCGTGCTCAACTCGTTCGTGAACCACGGCGCCCAGCTCATGCTCGCGGGGCACACGCACGGCGGCCAGGTGTGCGTGCCGGGCTTCGGCGCGCTCGTCACCAACTGCGACATCCCGCGCGACCAGGTCAAGGGCCTCAGCGTCTGGCGCCACGGACTGCGGTCGGCGTTCCTGAACGTCTCGGCGGGCCTCGGCACGTCGATCTACGCTCCGGTGCGCTTCGCCTGCCCGCCGGAGGCGACGCTGCTGACACTCGTGCCCACCGAATAG
- a CDS encoding DUF418 domain-containing protein, producing MTDAARVATATSVSPEARRVDGVDAARGLALIGMFVAHVAPAVASADAASLLAIADERPRLLFALTAGMGLAFISGGTRPITTGRSILRRQITIRAVILIVLGLLIAVTLHPLVFIILDVYGVAFLVMLPLLFMPARAALGAGIALLAIMPGFAALASTTDLVVDLQQGSFAIVVDWFISGAYPVVEWVPVMMIGLALVRFDLASPRVVTIAALAGAATAAVLLPVVALMPVDADAASAGETDPWITALRTSLEALGNVGVGVVVVAGMLLLTFFARPSVRRVACAVLSPVIAMGSMPLTIYTLHLVVLAASIRVEGGFYTDDSFELLFGLIVGSMIFAWLWRRYLGRGPLERVLRWASGRGRADGPRAPDRR from the coding sequence ATGACCGACGCCGCCCGCGTCGCCACGGCGACCTCGGTCTCGCCCGAAGCGAGGCGGGTCGACGGCGTGGATGCCGCGCGCGGGCTCGCGCTGATCGGCATGTTCGTCGCGCACGTCGCACCAGCCGTGGCCTCCGCCGACGCGGCCTCGCTCCTGGCGATCGCCGACGAACGTCCACGGTTGCTGTTCGCGCTCACCGCGGGCATGGGATTGGCCTTCATCTCGGGCGGCACCCGGCCGATCACGACAGGGCGGAGCATCCTGCGGCGTCAGATCACGATCCGAGCGGTGATCCTCATCGTGCTCGGGCTGCTCATCGCCGTGACCCTGCATCCGCTCGTGTTCATCATCCTCGACGTCTACGGGGTCGCATTCCTCGTGATGCTGCCGCTGCTGTTCATGCCGGCGCGTGCGGCGCTCGGGGCCGGCATCGCCCTGCTCGCGATCATGCCGGGCTTCGCCGCGCTCGCGAGCACCACCGATCTGGTCGTCGACCTGCAGCAGGGCTCGTTCGCGATCGTCGTCGACTGGTTCATCAGTGGTGCCTATCCGGTCGTGGAGTGGGTGCCCGTGATGATGATCGGACTCGCCCTCGTGCGCTTCGACCTGGCCTCGCCGCGGGTGGTGACGATCGCGGCGCTCGCGGGAGCCGCCACGGCCGCGGTGCTGCTGCCGGTCGTCGCGCTCATGCCCGTCGACGCCGACGCGGCATCCGCAGGCGAGACCGATCCATGGATCACGGCGTTGCGCACCTCGCTCGAAGCGCTCGGAAACGTCGGGGTCGGTGTCGTCGTCGTGGCCGGGATGCTGCTGCTGACCTTCTTCGCGCGCCCGTCGGTGCGCAGGGTGGCCTGCGCCGTGCTCTCGCCGGTCATCGCGATGGGGTCGATGCCGCTCACGATCTACACGCTGCACCTCGTCGTGCTCGCCGCATCGATCCGCGTCGAGGGCGGGTTCTACACCGACGACTCGTTCGAGCTGCTCTTCGGGTTGATCGTCGGGTCGATGATCTTCGCCTGGCTGTGGCGGCGCTATCTCGGCCGGGGTCCACTCGAACGGGTGCTCCGGTGGGCGAGCGGTCGGGGCCGAGCGGATGGCCCGCGGGCACCAGACCGGCGGTGA
- a CDS encoding response regulator transcription factor — protein sequence MTSIEQAPTPVPTPPHRLAILDDHELIVDGLARWFTDVAADFTVVIRATSWMDLVRDPEFPVDLVLMDLQLGDTVSIESRIRACRAAGAKVIVVTAIDDEESRRRSLVAGAAGFVSKTLPADELVDYARRVMRGERVQRHPSSSVDPAGAGAGVVPDRHGVALSAAEEKALRYYAQGLSTVEVGRRMEVGYETAKTYLRRVREKYAKAGRPASRKAELIRRAAEDGYLE from the coding sequence ATGACATCGATTGAACAGGCACCGACACCGGTGCCCACACCGCCGCATCGGCTTGCGATCCTCGACGACCATGAACTCATCGTCGACGGGCTCGCCCGCTGGTTCACCGACGTCGCCGCGGACTTCACCGTGGTCATCCGTGCCACGAGCTGGATGGATCTCGTGCGCGACCCCGAGTTCCCCGTCGACCTGGTGCTGATGGACCTGCAGCTCGGCGACACCGTCTCGATCGAGTCCCGCATCCGTGCCTGTCGCGCGGCCGGGGCGAAGGTGATCGTCGTGACCGCCATCGACGACGAGGAGTCGCGCCGGCGCTCGCTCGTGGCTGGCGCCGCCGGTTTCGTGTCGAAGACCCTGCCGGCCGACGAACTCGTCGACTACGCGCGGCGCGTGATGCGCGGAGAGCGGGTGCAGCGGCATCCGTCGTCGTCGGTGGACCCTGCCGGAGCGGGCGCGGGCGTGGTTCCCGACCGCCACGGCGTTGCGTTGAGCGCGGCAGAGGAGAAGGCGCTGCGCTACTACGCGCAGGGCCTCAGCACGGTCGAGGTCGGCCGGCGCATGGAGGTCGGCTACGAGACGGCGAAGACCTACCTGCGACGCGTGCGCGAGAAGTACGCGAAGGCCGGGCGCCCGGCCAGCCGCAAGGCCGAGCTGATCCGCCGTGCGGCGGAGGACGGGTACCTCGAGTAG
- a CDS encoding transglycosylase domain-containing protein → MSDVGAGILGFVGMSALAGVLVTAAVTPALAVTGMAANNSITMFENLPGYLEIGELAQKSTIYAMKPDGTPSPMAWFYDDNREEVAFDYISQYLKDAAIAGEDPRFYDHGGIDIAGTVRGALSTVLDKGTQGGSSITQQYVKNVLVANDMAKATTDEERTEAWEKHTRTSVDRKLKEMRYAIAVEKEYPKDEILRGYLNIAGFGGQIYGVQTAASYYFGTNAKDLSLAQAASLIAIVNSPEEFRLDYPDDELNGAATVVDGETVPYARNKERRDYILKKMLDEKKVTQEAYDAAVAEPVAPKITEPSSGCQASKVYAYFCDYVTWEIKNKLDDPETKDVNEGARMLERGGLDIYTTIDMEMQSESYKAVHDNVPTSAEGINIGGSAVSVEVGTGRILAMAQNTVYNVDPDVSGDGYDAVNYNASIDYGSSHGFQPGSTFKIFTLGQWLNEGHSVNESVDAKKRSNWGTFQDSCDGPKDAGDWDPRNDEGNSGGFQTALYNTVTSQNTGFVAMAKQLDLCGIKKTASGLMSAGRADGKPLGEGVDENGDRIPFGPSAVLGTEEVAPISMATAFAAVAGGGKSCTPIAIDSITEADGEPVEVPKSTCTQAVTADVAAGMNYALQRVMTDGTGRSSRQYMDTSDTPMIGKTGTTDDAWATWMSGASSKVATVVGVYNVTGFVNLRDTYFDAGQAASLRHNIWPRIMDVANRKYPGSDFPEPKQEYLSTPMAAVPSVLGLAPEAAQKALEQAGFGWTMDGEVDSSQPKGTIGSQSASGQAPRGSTISLKTSRGNQSGVPDVTGMQADLAEAALSAAGFRVERNEEDTNDPTKVGFVISQSPGSGENAKAGSKVTIVVGRLEDGGGGNSPGDG, encoded by the coding sequence ATGAGCGACGTCGGCGCCGGAATCCTCGGCTTCGTCGGCATGAGCGCTCTCGCCGGCGTGCTCGTCACCGCCGCAGTGACTCCGGCCCTCGCCGTCACCGGCATGGCCGCGAACAACAGCATCACGATGTTCGAGAACCTGCCCGGGTACCTCGAGATCGGCGAGCTCGCGCAGAAGTCCACGATCTATGCGATGAAGCCCGACGGCACGCCGTCGCCGATGGCGTGGTTCTACGACGACAACCGCGAAGAGGTGGCGTTCGACTACATCTCGCAGTACCTGAAGGATGCCGCGATCGCCGGTGAGGACCCGAGGTTCTACGACCACGGCGGCATCGACATCGCGGGCACCGTGCGCGGCGCACTCAGCACCGTGCTCGACAAGGGCACCCAGGGTGGCTCCTCGATCACCCAGCAGTACGTGAAGAACGTGCTCGTCGCGAACGACATGGCGAAGGCGACGACCGACGAGGAGCGCACCGAGGCGTGGGAGAAGCACACCCGCACCTCGGTCGACCGCAAGCTCAAGGAGATGCGCTACGCGATCGCCGTCGAGAAGGAGTACCCGAAGGACGAGATCCTCCGGGGCTACCTCAACATCGCCGGGTTCGGCGGACAGATCTACGGCGTGCAGACCGCCGCGTCCTACTACTTCGGCACGAACGCGAAAGACCTCTCGCTCGCCCAGGCGGCGAGCCTCATCGCGATCGTCAACAGCCCCGAGGAGTTCCGCCTCGACTACCCCGACGACGAGCTCAACGGCGCCGCGACGGTCGTCGACGGCGAGACCGTGCCGTACGCACGCAACAAGGAGCGTCGCGACTACATCCTGAAGAAGATGCTCGACGAGAAGAAGGTCACCCAAGAGGCATACGACGCGGCCGTCGCCGAGCCCGTGGCCCCGAAGATCACCGAGCCGTCGAGCGGCTGCCAGGCATCCAAGGTCTACGCGTACTTCTGCGACTACGTGACGTGGGAGATCAAGAACAAGCTCGACGACCCCGAGACCAAAGACGTCAACGAGGGTGCTCGCATGCTCGAGCGCGGTGGTCTCGACATCTACACGACGATCGACATGGAGATGCAGTCCGAGTCCTACAAGGCGGTGCACGACAACGTGCCGACGTCGGCGGAGGGCATCAACATCGGCGGGTCCGCCGTCTCGGTCGAGGTCGGCACCGGGCGCATCCTCGCGATGGCGCAGAACACGGTATACAACGTCGATCCCGACGTGTCCGGCGACGGGTACGACGCCGTCAACTACAACGCGTCGATCGACTACGGCAGTTCCCACGGATTCCAGCCCGGATCGACGTTCAAGATCTTCACGCTCGGCCAATGGCTGAACGAGGGGCACTCGGTCAACGAGAGCGTCGATGCGAAGAAGCGCTCGAACTGGGGCACCTTCCAAGACAGCTGCGACGGCCCGAAGGACGCCGGCGACTGGGACCCGCGCAATGACGAGGGCAACAGCGGCGGGTTCCAGACCGCCCTGTACAACACCGTGACCTCCCAGAACACCGGGTTCGTGGCGATGGCGAAGCAGCTCGACCTCTGCGGCATCAAGAAGACCGCGAGTGGCCTCATGAGCGCCGGCCGTGCCGACGGCAAGCCGCTCGGTGAAGGCGTCGACGAGAACGGCGATCGGATCCCGTTCGGCCCCTCCGCCGTGCTCGGCACCGAAGAGGTCGCACCGATCTCGATGGCGACGGCGTTCGCTGCCGTCGCGGGCGGCGGCAAGTCGTGCACGCCGATCGCGATCGACAGCATCACCGAGGCGGACGGTGAGCCGGTCGAGGTGCCGAAGTCGACGTGCACGCAGGCGGTCACCGCCGATGTGGCGGCCGGCATGAACTACGCGCTGCAGCGCGTGATGACCGACGGCACCGGCCGATCCTCGCGCCAGTACATGGACACCTCCGACACCCCGATGATCGGCAAGACGGGTACCACCGACGATGCCTGGGCGACCTGGATGAGCGGCGCATCGTCGAAGGTGGCGACGGTCGTCGGCGTCTACAACGTCACCGGGTTCGTCAACCTGCGTGACACCTACTTCGACGCCGGACAGGCCGCATCGCTGCGTCACAACATCTGGCCGCGCATCATGGACGTCGCGAACCGCAAGTACCCCGGCTCGGACTTCCCCGAGCCGAAGCAGGAGTACCTGTCGACCCCGATGGCAGCCGTGCCGAGCGTGCTCGGCCTCGCTCCCGAGGCGGCCCAGAAGGCGCTCGAGCAGGCCGGATTCGGCTGGACCATGGACGGCGAGGTCGATTCGTCGCAGCCGAAGGGCACGATCGGAAGCCAGTCGGCCTCCGGCCAGGCTCCGCGCGGCTCGACGATCTCGCTGAAGACCAGCCGCGGCAATCAGTCGGGTGTCCCCGACGTGACCGGCATGCAGGCCGACCTGGCCGAAGCCGCCCTCTCGGCGGCCGGCTTCCGTGTCGAGCGGAACGAGGAGGACACGAACGACCCGACCAAGGTCGGATTCGTGATCTCGCAGTCGCCGGGGTCCGGTGAGAACGCCAAGGCCGGTTCGAAGGTGACGATCGTGGTCGGCCGTCTCGAAGACGGCGGCGGCGGCAACTCACCGGGCGACGGTTGA
- a CDS encoding sensor histidine kinase gives MTLGLPGHLARESLSRALATAGHGAAFTCLALGVVLGGVMASIGGQPERWTGALLLIIMIVLLTLVARYPTVTLTVLYLIVGAGVVLAITIMLMPGGEFPTTNNAVLALPSTALLLVGGAGAGSAIALTWATLGFALSEAAAFLGVVIAGGVYSPNLAVCFAFVVVVIVRVFDGVTRQSDMRRETGLHRASQQTRELAIRHDYELRAIARLHDTALSHLVAIAAAGSGPVDERLRVGIRQDLGLIVGRDWAIDHVLYNESASGAAVRGTATQRSFAPASTSPAASNGRGNGWRGRARGNVPPADPRTPVEETVPSLAHAFSAAANAGLEVRVTGDFAVLGTLGPRRVAALDAAVAQCLINVARHAGVDQAELALGLGGGEVTVAVMDSGVGFDESEVPPDRIGLRTSIRARIEQEQGTVRLWSTRGIGTTIVLTVPEGGE, from the coding sequence ATGACCCTGGGGTTGCCGGGACATCTTGCGCGCGAATCCCTGAGCCGGGCGCTCGCGACCGCCGGACACGGAGCGGCGTTCACCTGCCTCGCGCTCGGAGTGGTGCTCGGCGGCGTCATGGCGTCCATCGGCGGTCAGCCCGAGCGGTGGACCGGTGCGCTGCTCCTGATCATCATGATCGTGCTGCTCACGCTCGTCGCCCGGTACCCGACCGTCACGCTGACCGTGTTGTATCTCATCGTCGGCGCCGGGGTCGTGCTGGCGATCACGATCATGCTCATGCCCGGCGGTGAGTTCCCGACGACGAACAACGCGGTGCTCGCCCTGCCCAGCACCGCCCTCCTCCTCGTCGGCGGTGCGGGGGCGGGTTCGGCGATCGCGCTGACCTGGGCGACCCTCGGCTTCGCACTGAGCGAGGCTGCGGCGTTCCTCGGCGTCGTCATCGCCGGCGGCGTCTACTCGCCGAACCTCGCCGTCTGCTTCGCGTTCGTGGTGGTCGTGATCGTGCGGGTGTTCGACGGGGTCACGCGCCAGTCCGACATGCGCCGCGAAACCGGCCTCCACCGGGCGAGCCAGCAGACGCGAGAGCTCGCGATCCGTCACGATTACGAGCTCCGTGCCATCGCGCGCCTGCACGACACGGCGCTCAGTCACCTGGTGGCCATCGCGGCAGCCGGGTCGGGGCCTGTCGATGAACGCCTGCGCGTCGGCATCCGCCAGGATCTCGGCCTCATCGTGGGGCGCGACTGGGCGATCGACCACGTGCTGTACAACGAGTCGGCTTCGGGGGCGGCGGTTCGGGGAACCGCGACCCAGCGTTCGTTCGCGCCCGCCTCGACGTCTCCTGCCGCATCGAACGGCCGGGGCAACGGATGGCGCGGCCGCGCGCGCGGGAACGTGCCGCCCGCCGATCCTCGCACACCGGTCGAGGAGACCGTCCCGTCGCTCGCGCACGCATTCTCGGCGGCGGCCAACGCCGGCCTCGAGGTGCGGGTCACCGGCGACTTCGCGGTGCTGGGCACGCTCGGACCGCGGCGGGTCGCCGCCCTCGACGCCGCGGTCGCGCAGTGCCTCATCAATGTCGCTCGGCACGCCGGCGTCGACCAGGCCGAGCTCGCGCTGGGTCTCGGTGGCGGCGAGGTGACGGTCGCCGTCATGGACAGCGGCGTGGGATTCGATGAGAGCGAGGTGCCGCCCGACCGCATCGGGCTGCGCACCTCGATTCGCGCCCGGATCGAACAGGAGCAGGGCACGGTCCGACTCTGGTCGACCAGGGGCATCGGCACGACCATCGTGCTGACGGTGCCGGAGGGCGGCGAATGA
- a CDS encoding RidA family protein, translated as MAAVEARLAELGIELPEVAPPVAAYVPAVVTGAHVYTSGQLPFTAGALPATGKVGDGHGLVPADDAKAYARTCVLNALAAVRAEIGSLDRVTRIVKLVGFVASDPSFTGQPGVINGASEVLGEIFGDAGRHARSAVGVAVLPLDSPVELELVVEFA; from the coding sequence ATGGCCGCCGTCGAGGCGCGTCTGGCCGAGCTCGGCATCGAACTGCCCGAGGTCGCGCCGCCCGTCGCCGCATACGTGCCGGCCGTCGTCACCGGCGCCCACGTCTACACCTCGGGCCAGCTGCCCTTCACCGCGGGCGCCCTGCCGGCGACCGGCAAGGTCGGCGACGGTCACGGGCTCGTGCCGGCCGACGACGCGAAGGCCTACGCCCGCACGTGCGTGCTCAACGCCCTCGCTGCCGTGCGCGCCGAGATCGGATCGCTCGACCGGGTCACCCGCATCGTGAAGCTCGTCGGCTTCGTGGCATCCGACCCGTCGTTCACCGGCCAGCCGGGAGTCATCAACGGCGCATCCGAGGTGCTCGGCGAGATCTTCGGCGACGCGGGTCGCCACGCCCGCTCGGCGGTCGGCGTCGCGGTGCTGCCGCTCGACTCGCCGGTCGAGCTCGAACTGGTGGTCGAGTTCGCCTAG
- a CDS encoding universal stress protein produces the protein MNEIAVGVGTGGSATERAVRWAAQRASWSGSRVRLVQVVDEASSASVESGARECLDEAAALAAAVDAGLEVVTTLERGSPIDVFERISADAEMLVVGSDWHGGRRASRRRVLSLRIAAVSRAAVAVIPDRDPGGRRGIVVGVDGSHISDHALAFAADEADRTGEPLIAVHSWDVVAMVGGEYGYGAPLIAADDLARAEEEILDAALAPVTAAHPGLEVRRTVVAGDPVHDLTEAASEASMLVVGSHGRGALARFLLGSVSQGVLADLVTPTIVLR, from the coding sequence ATGAACGAGATCGCGGTGGGTGTCGGCACGGGCGGTTCCGCCACCGAGCGCGCCGTGCGCTGGGCGGCGCAACGGGCGTCCTGGTCGGGCAGCAGGGTGCGACTCGTGCAGGTCGTCGACGAGGCGTCGAGCGCGTCCGTCGAGTCCGGGGCGCGGGAATGCCTCGACGAGGCCGCCGCCCTCGCCGCCGCCGTCGACGCCGGCCTCGAGGTCGTCACGACGCTCGAACGCGGGTCTCCGATCGATGTCTTCGAGCGGATCTCGGCCGATGCCGAGATGCTCGTGGTCGGCAGCGACTGGCACGGAGGCCGCCGTGCCAGTCGGCGCCGAGTGCTGAGCCTGCGCATCGCTGCGGTGAGCCGTGCGGCGGTCGCGGTCATCCCCGACCGCGACCCCGGCGGACGTCGGGGCATCGTGGTCGGGGTCGACGGCTCGCACATCTCCGATCACGCGCTCGCGTTCGCCGCCGATGAGGCCGACCGCACCGGCGAGCCGCTCATCGCGGTGCATTCCTGGGACGTCGTGGCGATGGTCGGCGGCGAGTACGGCTACGGCGCCCCGCTCATCGCCGCCGACGATCTGGCTCGTGCGGAGGAGGAGATCCTCGACGCCGCACTGGCACCGGTCACCGCAGCACATCCGGGGCTCGAGGTGCGGCGCACCGTCGTCGCCGGCGACCCCGTGCACGACCTCACGGAGGCTGCATCGGAGGCGAGCATGCTCGTCGTCGGCAGCCACGGACGCGGCGCGCTCGCGAGGTTCCTCCTCGGATCCGTCAGCCAGGGCGTGCTCGCCGACCTCGTGACGCCGACGATCGTGCTCAGATGA
- a CDS encoding thymidine kinase: MAKLYFRYGAMNSGKSTALLQAAFNYEERGHQVLLAKPAIDTKGDCDIVSRLGVVREVDFTIGPDSSVREEFASNRTRMTEQRGRDVSCLLVDEAQFLNSDQVDDLLRIALLDGVPVLAYGIRTDFQTVAFPGSRRLLEVAHSLEELKTICRCGRKAIFNARLIEGRFVFDGAQVAIDGEAVTYESLCGVCYLAESGGVLNGRH; the protein is encoded by the coding sequence ATGGCGAAGCTGTACTTCCGCTATGGGGCGATGAACTCCGGCAAGTCGACGGCGTTGCTCCAGGCGGCGTTCAACTACGAGGAGCGCGGGCATCAGGTGCTGCTTGCGAAGCCCGCCATCGACACGAAGGGCGACTGCGACATCGTGTCGCGCCTCGGGGTCGTGCGCGAGGTGGACTTCACGATCGGACCCGACTCGAGTGTGCGCGAGGAGTTCGCGTCGAATCGCACTCGAATGACCGAGCAGCGCGGCCGCGACGTGAGCTGCCTGCTCGTCGACGAGGCGCAGTTCCTCAACTCCGACCAGGTCGACGATCTGCTGCGCATCGCGCTCCTCGACGGCGTTCCGGTGCTCGCCTACGGCATCCGCACGGACTTCCAGACCGTGGCGTTCCCCGGCAGCCGGCGACTGCTGGAGGTCGCCCACAGCCTCGAGGAACTGAAGACGATCTGCCGGTGCGGACGGAAGGCCATCTTCAACGCGCGCCTGATCGAGGGGCGGTTCGTCTTCGACGGCGCCCAGGTCGCGATCGACGGCGAGGCGGTCACCTACGAGTCGCTCTGCGGGGTCTGCTACCTCGCCGAGAGCGGTGGAGTGCTGAACGGCCGTCACTGA
- a CDS encoding UDP-glucose dehydrogenase family protein produces the protein MRISVIGCGYLGAVHASAMAELGHDVVGIDVDERKIAALAAGRPAFYEPGLPEILASATASGRLRFSTDIATAADAEVHFLAVGTPQSAETGAADVSFVDAAFEALLPHLADGALIVGKSTVPVGTAARLAERLASAAPHAGLAWNPEFLREGFAVKDTLSPDRLVYGVGQGDDHAASVLDHVYRAAIEAGTPRIVTDYATAELVKVAANAFLATKISFINAMSEIADATGADVTALADAIGHDARIGRRFLNAGVGFGGGCLPKDIRGFIARAEELGLDDTLAFLGEVDETNLRQRRRVVDLAVQDLGGSAAGKKVAVLGVTFKPDSDDVRDSPALDIAVSLQELGAEVVVTDPEGLENALARRPDLGTASTTREALFGADLVILATEWNEYRALDPEAAGRLVGERRIIDGRNVLDPAVWRSAGWQYRGIGRP, from the coding sequence ATGCGCATCTCCGTCATCGGCTGCGGCTACCTCGGTGCGGTGCACGCCTCCGCGATGGCCGAACTCGGCCACGACGTGGTCGGCATCGACGTCGACGAGCGCAAGATCGCGGCGCTCGCGGCCGGCCGGCCGGCCTTCTACGAACCGGGGCTCCCCGAGATCCTCGCGTCGGCGACGGCGAGCGGGCGACTGCGGTTCAGCACCGACATCGCGACCGCAGCAGACGCCGAGGTGCATTTCCTCGCCGTCGGCACTCCGCAGTCCGCCGAGACGGGAGCGGCCGACGTCTCCTTCGTCGATGCCGCGTTCGAGGCACTGCTGCCGCACCTGGCCGACGGTGCGCTGATCGTCGGCAAGAGCACGGTGCCCGTGGGCACGGCCGCCCGCCTCGCCGAACGCCTCGCATCAGCGGCGCCGCACGCCGGCCTCGCGTGGAATCCCGAGTTCCTGCGCGAGGGCTTCGCCGTGAAGGACACGCTTTCCCCCGACCGCCTGGTCTACGGCGTCGGGCAGGGAGACGACCACGCGGCATCCGTGCTCGATCACGTCTATCGTGCCGCGATCGAGGCGGGCACGCCCCGCATCGTCACCGACTATGCCACGGCCGAACTCGTGAAGGTCGCGGCGAACGCCTTCCTCGCGACGAAGATCAGCTTCATCAACGCGATGTCCGAGATCGCCGATGCCACGGGGGCGGATGTCACGGCGCTCGCCGATGCGATCGGGCACGACGCGCGCATCGGCCGGCGCTTCCTCAACGCGGGTGTCGGCTTCGGCGGCGGCTGCCTTCCGAAGGACATCCGCGGGTTCATCGCGCGGGCCGAGGAGCTCGGCCTGGACGACACGCTCGCCTTCCTCGGCGAGGTCGACGAGACCAACCTGCGTCAGCGGCGCCGGGTGGTGGACCTCGCAGTGCAGGACCTCGGCGGTTCCGCTGCCGGCAAGAAGGTCGCGGTGCTCGGCGTGACGTTCAAGCCCGATTCCGACGACGTGCGCGACTCGCCGGCGCTCGACATCGCGGTCAGCCTCCAGGAGCTCGGCGCCGAGGTCGTGGTGACCGACCCCGAGGGGCTCGAGAACGCGCTGGCGCGGCGCCCCGACCTCGGTACGGCGTCGACGACGCGGGAGGCCCTGTTCGGTGCGGATCTCGTGATCCTCGCCACCGAGTGGAACGAGTACCGCGCACTGGATCCCGAGGCCGCCGGACGGCTCGTGGGGGAGCGGCGCATCATCGACGGGCGCAACGTGCTCGATCCCGCCGTGTGGCGGTCTGCCGGCTGGCAGTACCGCGGCATCGGCCGGCCGTAG